One genomic segment of Terriglobia bacterium includes these proteins:
- the trpC gene encoding indole-3-glycerol phosphate synthase TrpC: protein MPKSFLDQIRPEVLNNVALLKEEMAPEEWEERALRRSVKADFCSVLTRPDSLNIIAEIKKASPSRGVLRENFDAVALARVYEEHGAAALSVLTEEKHFQGSVRALAQIALSCSLPILRKDFILDEVQIAQARSNGASAVLLIVPFLTQPDLEKLIIACRKYSLAALVEVHTEEELVRANLARATLLGVNNRDLKTLEVNLKVSERLIQHKRSGQIFVAESGLTSNEQLKSLHAAGYDAFLIGEHFMKSADPGAELGRLRGKP, encoded by the coding sequence ATGCCGAAGAGTTTTCTGGACCAGATCCGCCCGGAGGTTCTCAACAACGTCGCCCTCCTGAAGGAGGAGATGGCGCCCGAGGAGTGGGAAGAACGGGCGCTCCGTCGAAGCGTTAAGGCGGATTTCTGTTCGGTCCTCACGCGGCCCGACTCCCTGAACATCATCGCTGAGATTAAGAAGGCCTCTCCTTCGCGCGGCGTCCTGCGGGAGAATTTCGATGCGGTCGCGTTGGCGCGAGTCTATGAGGAGCACGGGGCGGCTGCGCTCTCTGTCCTGACTGAAGAAAAACACTTTCAGGGGAGTGTTCGCGCGCTGGCACAAATCGCATTGTCCTGCTCGCTCCCGATCCTGCGGAAGGATTTCATCCTGGATGAGGTTCAGATCGCCCAGGCACGGTCAAATGGCGCTTCCGCCGTCCTTTTGATTGTACCGTTTTTGACGCAACCCGATTTAGAGAAGCTGATTATCGCCTGCCGCAAGTACTCGCTTGCCGCGCTCGTGGAGGTGCATACTGAAGAAGAGCTGGTTCGTGCCAACCTTGCCCGCGCAACCTTACTCGGGGTCAATAATCGGGACTTGAAGACGCTGGAAGTGAACCTGAAGGTCTCCGAGCGATTGATTCAGCATAAGCGTTCCGGTCAAATTTTCGTGGCGGAGAGCGGATTGACTTCGAACGAACAGTTGAAGAGCCTTCATGCTGCCGGATATGATGCCTTTCTGATCGGAGAGCATTTCATGAAGTCGGCAGATCCGGGCGCTGAACTGGGCCGTCTAAGAGGGAAGCCATGA
- a CDS encoding phosphoribosylanthranilate isomerase, with product MTHVKICGITRLADALVAIDLGAAALGFNFYPRSPRYISIRQASKILENLPPFVLKIGVVVNFGPARDIRRLALALGLNGIQLHGNEPSEMAVTLKPLMVVKAFRVTEDFKVTELQHNPASAVLLDGFEPGKFGGTGKTIDWNLARRASRFHRIILSGGLTSANVGEAIRAAHPYAVDVASGVESMPGKKDYRKMKTFFASVEKADRESRP from the coding sequence ATGACCCATGTAAAGATTTGCGGCATTACCCGGCTGGCTGACGCGCTCGTGGCGATCGACCTGGGTGCCGCGGCCCTCGGCTTTAATTTTTATCCGCGCAGTCCCCGGTACATTTCAATCCGGCAGGCCTCAAAGATCCTTGAAAATCTCCCGCCTTTTGTATTGAAGATTGGGGTGGTGGTTAATTTCGGCCCGGCGCGGGACATCCGGCGGCTGGCCCTGGCGCTGGGTCTCAACGGCATCCAGCTTCATGGTAATGAGCCTTCAGAAATGGCTGTTACCCTGAAGCCCTTGATGGTGGTCAAAGCCTTTCGGGTGACTGAGGACTTTAAGGTAACCGAGCTCCAGCACAATCCGGCGTCAGCGGTTCTTCTCGACGGCTTTGAGCCCGGGAAATTTGGCGGCACTGGAAAGACGATCGACTGGAATCTCGCTCGCCGCGCCTCCCGCTTCCACCGTATCATTTTGTCGGGAGGACTCACTTCTGCCAATGTCGGGGAAGCCATCCGGGCGGCGCATCCTTATGCCGTGGACGTTGCGAGCGGTGTCGAAAGCATGCCTGGCAAAAAGGACTACCGGAAGATGAAGACGTTCTTTGCTTCAGTGGAGAAGGCGGACCGGGAGAGTCGTCCTTAA
- the trpB gene encoding tryptophan synthase subunit beta — MTRPYNYPDPSGHFGKYGGRFVPETLMAPLEELDQAYRGAQADEKFHAELDALLKNYVGRPTPLFFAERLTRRLNGPKIYLKREDLAHTGAHKINNCLGQGLLARRMGKKRVIAETGAGQHGVATATVCALLGLECEIYMGTEDMRRQELNVFRMRLLGAKVTPVDSGSRTLKDAINEALRDWVTNVDTYYLLGSVLGPHPYPMMVRDFQKIIGQEARAQILACEGRLPDALVACVGGGSNAMGLMYEFLGENSVRMVGVEAGGRGHGLGEHAARFIDAEGGGGRPGILQGTYSYVLQNDDGQISLTHSVSAGLDYAAIGPEHALLHDLHRVEYTHVSDEEALEAFQWLSQLEGIIPALESAHAVAYLKRLAPDLRPDQLVIANLSGRGDKDVAEAVRLIKS, encoded by the coding sequence ATGACCAGACCTTACAACTATCCTGACCCCTCGGGGCATTTCGGAAAATACGGCGGGAGATTTGTGCCCGAAACCCTGATGGCCCCCCTGGAGGAGCTCGATCAGGCGTATCGGGGAGCGCAGGCCGACGAGAAGTTCCACGCCGAGCTGGATGCTCTCCTCAAGAATTATGTTGGACGTCCTACGCCCTTGTTTTTTGCGGAGCGACTGACCCGCCGTCTCAACGGACCCAAAATCTATTTGAAACGCGAGGACCTGGCGCATACCGGTGCGCACAAGATCAACAACTGTCTGGGCCAGGGCCTGCTCGCCCGGCGGATGGGCAAGAAGCGCGTCATCGCGGAGACCGGCGCGGGGCAGCACGGAGTGGCCACCGCAACCGTCTGCGCTCTGCTGGGCCTGGAATGCGAAATTTACATGGGGACCGAAGACATGCGCCGCCAGGAATTGAATGTCTTCCGAATGCGCCTGCTCGGCGCCAAGGTGACTCCCGTTGATTCAGGCAGTCGAACCCTGAAGGATGCCATCAATGAGGCTTTGCGCGATTGGGTGACCAACGTGGACACCTATTATTTGCTGGGTTCGGTCCTGGGTCCCCATCCTTACCCCATGATGGTCCGCGACTTTCAGAAGATCATCGGTCAGGAAGCCCGGGCCCAGATTCTTGCCTGCGAGGGGAGGCTGCCGGATGCGCTGGTCGCCTGTGTCGGGGGCGGAAGCAATGCCATGGGTTTGATGTACGAATTTCTGGGAGAAAACAGTGTGCGCATGGTCGGCGTTGAAGCAGGCGGCCGGGGGCACGGCCTGGGGGAACATGCGGCCCGGTTTATCGACGCCGAAGGAGGCGGGGGACGCCCCGGAATTCTCCAGGGAACCTACTCTTATGTCTTGCAGAACGACGACGGTCAAATCTCCCTGACACACTCCGTGTCAGCGGGACTGGACTATGCTGCCATCGGCCCTGAACATGCCTTGCTCCACGATCTTCATCGTGTCGAATACACCCACGTGAGCGATGAGGAGGCCCTTGAAGCATTTCAGTGGCTCAGTCAGTTGGAGGGGATCATCCCCGCCCTTGAATCAGCCCACGCTGTCGCTTACCTGAAGAGACTGGCGCCTGACCTTCGCCCCGACCAATTGGTCATCGCAAATCTCTCGGGGCGCGGCGATAAGGATGTCGCTGAAGCCGTGCGTCTCATCAAGAGCTGA
- a CDS encoding FixH family protein, giving the protein MLAPMPAASGKETSFTLKLVGPNGAPIGGAQVRFALVMPLMDMGKEEFEATSAENGMYLGKGTFSMDGVWLLQTDIERDNQKAHMEFEIHVNVP; this is encoded by the coding sequence ATGCTTGCTCCAATGCCGGCTGCGAGCGGCAAAGAGACGAGTTTCACGTTAAAGCTGGTTGGTCCCAATGGGGCGCCGATTGGAGGGGCCCAGGTCCGCTTCGCCTTGGTCATGCCATTGATGGACATGGGCAAGGAGGAATTTGAGGCCACATCCGCCGAAAACGGAATGTACCTCGGGAAAGGGACCTTTTCAATGGATGGCGTCTGGCTCCTCCAGACGGACATCGAACGGGACAACCAAAAGGCCCACATGGAGTTCGAAATACACGTGAATGTGCCTTAG